Proteins from a genomic interval of Neovison vison isolate M4711 chromosome 4, ASM_NN_V1, whole genome shotgun sequence:
- the FAM237B gene encoding protein FAM237B has protein sequence MGFATRRWFYLPLGCMMLINLMNADFEFQKGVLASISPGIMKDIDFQCWNACSLTLIDLKELKIQHNVDAFWNFMLFLQKSQRPRHYNVFLSIAQDFWDMYVDCLLSRSHGMGRRQVMPPKYNFPQKVTGGNLNVYLREQQV, from the coding sequence ATGGGTTTTGCCACAAGAAGATGGTTCTACCTACCACTGGGCTGCATGATGTTGATCAATCTGATGAATGCtgattttgaatttcaaaagGGGGTGCTTGCCAGCATCAGCCCAGGCATCATGAAAGATATTGATTTCCAGTGCTGGAATGCTTGCTCTTTGACGTTGATAGATCTCAAGGAACTCAAGATACAGCACAATGTGGATGCTTTCTGGAATTTCATGTTGTTCTTGCAAAAATCCCAACGGCCTAGACATTATAATGTCTTCTTAAGCATAGCTCAGGATTTCTGGGACATGTATGTAGACTGCTTGCTTTCACGATCTcatggaatgggcagaagacaggtgATGCCTCCCAAGTATAATTTTCCACAGAAGGTAACAGGAGgtaatttaaatgtgtatttaagaGAACAACAggtttag